ATCCCAAAAAGCTGATGTATTCGTTCTTTTCTGTCGGCACACAGGCATTCAGGAGCTTGGCCTGCGTCAGTGCCGGAGCCGTCAAAAGACTGCCCAGCGAAGTGTCGTGGTTCGTATCGGCAGGCAGGACTGTGGGAATGACCGGTGTAAACGGATCGCAGAATACCACAATGACATTCTTTTTTGCCGCCGAAAGCGTCAGGGCAAGTTTAAGGGCAGCGGTGGTTTTCCCGCTGCCCGGACTGCCCATGACGGCAATCATCTTGTCTTTTATCATAAAATTTTGCCCTCCATTCCTTATTCCTGCCCTGCGGATTCTGTACCGCTTTCCGCTGTGTCATCGGAAGAAATACCGGCAGGCGATGCCCCCGCGCTATGGTTATCTTCGCTTTCATAGGTGATCCTGTGTTGTCAGCGTAAAGCTGGGTTCTCCCGGCTCTTTGAACCGTCTGCCGTTCTGGCGCTTTTTCATGCGGTCGGGAGTGATGACCGCCATCACACAGTCCGGGTGTCCATGGCATAAAAAAATACCGGAGGTTTCCCCCCGGTGGTTGCCGATACCTGAATACTGTCTTGCCCGGATACACCGGGCGTTTTCCGTCAGTTCCGCATCCTCATTCATATCAATAAAAGCAGCACAGGTCTGGACTTGTGCAGGAACGGCAACCTTTAATCCCTCTCCCTTATTCGTCGTGAGTGTTGGCGAAAGACCGTGCGTGTCGTATACGTTTCCATTCATACCATTGCCGCTCGGATTGGTATTGCCCAAGCAGACGATACCTCCCGCATGACTACTCCGCCCGGTATCGTGATTGAAGGCGGTGAACGCCTCACAAGGCGGAATTTCTGAAAGCACGGCATTCTGATCCTGATTTCGATTTAGACCACGGGTATCGCTGGCGGTCAAGGTATGGGCATGGCTGATAGCGCCTGTAATACCCTCCCTTCGGTTAACCGACACAGCATAAAGCCCCGTGCGTCCGGCAAAGCCGCCGCCCTCTGCCGTCAGGGTGACGGAAACACCGCTTATGTCATAGACTCGTTTTCCTTGGCTTCCACCGATAAGCTGCTTAACAGGCGCTGTGTTTGCTCCGCCGATAGGAAATACTTTTCGTCCACGGATTCCTCCAAAATGTCCAACAAGGTACACCCGCTCCCGGTGCTGGGGGACGAAGAAGTCTTTTGATAATGTAAAGTTAAAAATAATGTAAAGTCACCTCCTTAAAGTGCTATAATTTCCAGCGTAATCTATCGTCAAACTCAACATAATTCTCTACAATCTTATTGGGCGGACAGAGTCCACCACAATAAGACTGGAGGTTATGAAGATGAAACAGGAACAAAGTACAAAGGAATTAGAAATCAAAGCCCTAATCTCAGGAGCCAAATCCCATTTAGCCCAAATCGGCTACCGGCCACGTACAATCGAGCGATTAGATGCAGTTTGGAAAATGTTAGCAGCTTACTGTGATTCGCAGGGCACATCAGTATTGACGGCGGAATTAGGCCGCGCGTTTGTTTGGGAACGGTATGGTTCAACTCTTGGAGAAAAGGACACATCGCACAATGTCAACCGAGCGGTTCATCTCCTACTGGATTTTCAAAAGTTCGGTATGGTATTTAAGCAGTCGAATATGACAATAAAAGAGTTTTCAGAACCATACCATAATCTTTTTGAAGGCTTTTTGGAGCATCTACGTCAGGAAGGCGTGTCAGACGGTTCAATCAGGACATGGAGAAGCCGCCTGTTCCGGTTTGAGTATTTTCTAATAAACAATGGCGTGGCGCATTTTTCCCAAATTGAATTGCATCACGTCAACACATATATTGAATCGCTTGCCGGATTTTCCTCTGGAACTGTTGGCGGGACAATTAAAATCCTCGGCAGGTTATTTGATTATTCTTTGGAAAACGGATACCATCACAAAAGCTTCTCCGAAGTTCTGCCAAATGTGCGCCGGATAAAGAAATACCGCATTCCAACCGTATTCACAGCCAATGAAGTGGAACGTATTTTAAAATCAGTCGACCGAAACAATCCAATCGGAAGACGGAATTATGCCATTCTTATACTTGTAGCAAAACTTGGGTTGCGTATCAGCGATGCCCGGCTACTGCGTTTTGATTCCATCGACTGGCATAACAAACGTCTGTCTATAACCCAAAAGAAAACCGGCGTCCCTCTGGACCTGCCGCTGCTTGACGATGTCGGCTGGGCGATTATTGAATACCTGAAAAATGGCCGTCCAGAAACAGGCAGCGAATACATCTTTGTCCGACATTCCGCTCCTTATGGCCCATTGACGGACACTCTCCGTAAAACGGTTGTGAACGCCATTCAAAAAGCCGGAATCAAGACTCCGGCAGATAAACCAATTGGTATGCATACATTCCGCCACAGCATTGCATCATCCATGCTTGCCAACGGAGCAAAACTGACAGAGATTGCCCAAACTTTAGGGCATGCTATGCCGGAAAGCACACAGACATACATCAGCGTCGATGTTGAATTGCTTCGTCAGTGTGCGCTGGAGGTGACGATATGAGCAAACCGTATTTTACAGGTCCCTTTGCCCCCATGTGTGAAATATTTGTAGCGCAAAAGCGCGCGGCTGGTCTTGTGTATGATCAACAGGCTATGCTCCTTCGGATGTTTGATAACTTCTGCAAAGGGCATGAAATACAGAATTATACCATTACCAAAGAAATCGCCCTTGCCTGGTGCCAAAAACGCCCGAATGAAAAAGATGTCACAAGGCGTGGCCGCGTTGGAGAGATGCAGCGTTTTTCTGTATTCCTTAGCAAACAAGGTTATCCGTCCTATTTTCTCCCTGCGCTACCAAAACATGGGGAAACACATACGCCTTATATTTTTACAAAAGATGAGCTGAAGCGTATTTTTAAACGTCTTGACACCCTTATTCCGACAAATGCCTCACCAAACCGTCATTTGACTTATCCGTTGTTGTTCCGTGTGCTTTATGGATGTGGACTGCGTATTTCAGAAGCATTGTCATTAACAAAGGAGGATGTGGACGCAGAAAACGGTGTGCTTCATATCCGGCATGGTAAAAATGATAGGGAACGCCTTGTGCCAATGTCCGAGTCTCTTACCCTCAGGTGCAGAAAGTATCTTTTGGCAGTCCATCAATCCACCCCTGGCGATCTGCCGTTTTTTTACACCAAGTCGCATTCCAACTACTCTAAATCCTGTATCAGCAGGGAGTTTAAAGGCTTTTTATGGGATGTCGGTATCCCGTATCGTGGAACAAACCTTGGGCCACGCGTGCATGATCTTCGTCACACTTTTGTTTGCCACAACATTCAAAAATGGGCGGAGGAAGGAACCGCCATTTACAGCAGGCTTCCGGTTTTGTCAAAATATCTCGGACACACTTCCGTCATCGCGACCCAATGGTATCTCCGTCTCAGCGCAGAGATATATCCCCATATCAGGCAGATATGTGAAACGGAACTGAGTGGAATGTATACTGACATTTTGAATTTTGAAATGGAGGTAGATACGGATGAATAAGGTAAAACCAACTGACTTTGCACGTTCTCTTTCTAATTATTTTTTTGAATATCTGCCAGTACAAAAAGGACTTAGCGAAAATACAATCAAGTCTTATCGGGATTCCATGTCTGTGTTTCTGGACTATTGCGAAAAAGAACGACATCTGAAACGTGAAAAACTTGAAATTCAAAACATTGATCGCAGTTTGGTTGAGGATTTCCTCTCATGGCTGGAACAGGTAAAAAACAATTCTGTAGCAACAAGGAACCAGCGTAGGATTGCGCTGAATACATTTTTTAAATACCTGCAATATGAAAATCCTGAATACGTTTTACTGTGCCAGCATATCCTTTCTATCCCCAATAAAGCTGGCAAAAAGCAGACTATTAGACATTTACCAATCAAAGCAGTAGAAGAAATCCTCAGACAGCCTGATTTGAAATCCAGAAGCGGAAGACGTGATTTCGCCATCTTAAGTCTGATGTATGAATCAGCAGCCAGAATTTCAGAGATAGCCAATCTTTGCATTGGTGATTTGCACTTTGAACGCAGTGGTGCCATTGTGCATTTGCGTGGAAAAGGTAAGAAATTTCGTGATGTACCACTTATCCGCGATATTTCAAGCCTATTAAAAAACTATCTGTCTGAAGAAAAGCATTATCGCCCATGTGATAAAATGGAGCCGGTATTCTGTAATAGAGATAAGGAAAAGCTGACACGGGCTGGTATCTCTTATATTTTCAACAAATATATCAAGTCCACAAGGTCAGCTATGCCGAATTTACTTCCCTCCAAAGTTTATCCACATATTTTTCGCCACAGCCGCGCCATGCATTGGCTGGAAGCAGGAGTTGATTTGCAGTACATTAAAGACCTACTGGGTCATGCAGATCTCTCGACAACAGAGGTGTACGCACAACTTAATACTGAAATGAAACGTAAGATTTTGGAAGAAGTACATCCCAAAGAACATCAATCCTCCCAATATCCCTCATGGACAGAAGATAAAAATCTCATGGGCTGGCTCAGTAATTTTCAAGACACCCACTAATTTAATAATGAATTATGCAAAGCTGGCAAAATCATTTTTGTTGGCTTTGCTGCATTTCAAGGAGGTGACTTTACATTATTTTTAACTTTACATTAGCAAATCTTTGACCCAAACAAAATCACCTTAACAAAATACTTGTTTTACACAGGTAAAGGTGGTGTCGGGAAAACATCTGTTGCGTGTGCAACGGCGGTAAATCTTGCAGACAGCGGCAAAAGAGTTCTTCTTGTCAGCACAGACCCGGCTTCCAACTTGCAGGATGTGTTTGGCACCCCGCTTTCAGGGAAAGCCACGCCCATTGCAGAAGTACCTAATCTGGATGTAGCAAACCTTGACCCTATGCAGGCAGCGGCAGAATACAGGGAAAGCGTGCTTTCGCCTTATCGTGGTAAACTGCCGGAATCAGTCCTCTCTAATATGGAAGAACAACTTTCTGGTTCCTGCACAGTGGAGATTGCCGCTTTCAATGAGTTTTCCAACTTCATTACCAATAAAGAGATGGAAGAAAAATACGACCACATTCTTTTCGATACCGCGCCGACCGGGCATACCCTTAGAATGTTGCAGCTTCCCTCTGCATGGAGCAATTTCATCAGCGAAAGCACACATGGTGCCTCTTGTTTGGGACAGTTATCCGGGCTTGAAAGTAAAAAGGAAATGTATAAAGCTGCGGTTGAAACACTGACAGACGGCGCACAAACAACCTTAATCCTTGTAACTCGCCCCGAAACAGCCCCCCTCAAAGAAATAGAGCGGGCTTCTTACGAATTAGCGGAGCTTGGCGTACTCAATCAATCTATGGTAATTAATGGGGTGTTGGCTGATTATGATGACACCATTTCTAAAAATCTTTACAATAAACAGCAAAGCGCCCTCTCAAATATGCCAAAGCCATTACAGGCCATTACAACCTACATGGTTCCTTTGAGGGCATATAACATTACAGGTATGGAAAATGTCAGGTCACTGCTCACAAAGGATGGTTATGTCACCAGTGATGAAACCATTAAAGCAGAGCATGTTCCCCAGCTAAAGGATGTCATTGATGACCTATACCATAGCGGCAAAAAAGTCATTTTTACAATGGGAAAAGGCGGTGTTGGAAAAACTACACTGGCTGCCGCTATTGCTTTAGGGCTTTCTGAAAAGGGTAAAAAGGTGCATTTAACCACTACTGATCCGGCAGCGCACTTAAAATTTGTTCTTGATGAAAACAACGGCATTACCATGAGCCATATTGACGAGCATCAGGAACTGGCACGGTATCAGGAGGAAGTCTTATCAAAGGCACGGGAAACCATGTCGGAAGAAGATATTGCCTATATCGAAGAAGATTTGCGCTCCCCCTGTACACAGGAAATCGCCGTATTCAGAGCTTTTGCGGAAGTGGTGGAGCGTTCCGAAAATGAGATTGTTGTTATTGATACCGCTCCTACAGGGCATACGCTTCTGCTCTTGGATTCTACTTTAAGTTATCACAAAGAGGTTCAGAGGACACAGGGCAATATTCCGGAGTCCATAAGAAAACTGCTGCCACGTTTGCGAAGCCCTGAAACGGCAGTTGTCATTGTAGCATTGCCGGAAGCTACCCCGGTTTATGAGGCACTTCGGCTGGAAGAAGATTTGAAACGTGCCAATATTGCTACCAAGTGGTGGCTTATGAATTCTTCTCTCTATCATACGAAAACAACAAACGCCCTATTAGCCGCAAAAGCCAGCAATGAAATTCCATGGATCAATGAAATAGCGGAACACACAAACGACCATTTTGCTTTAATCGCTTGGAGTGCCGATGATATGAAGGGCGATAAGCTAAGAGAGCTATAGAAGGAGGCTTTTATGAATAAGGAAATAAACAAACCAAAGGTGGCATTTATTTGTGTTCACAACTCTTGCCGCAGCCAGATTGCAGAAGCACTCGGCAGGCACCTTGCCGCTGATGTGTTTGAAAGCTACTCTGCCGGAACAGAAACAAAACCCAAAATTAATCAGGACGCTGTGCGGCTAATGAAACAGCTCTATGGTATTGACATGGAGAAAACCCAGCGTTCTAAGCTGCTTTCAGAAATCCCTCTGGTAGATATTGTTATTACAATGGGTTGCAATGTCCAGTGTCCTTTTTTACCCTGCAAGCACCGGGAGGATTGGGGACTTGATGACCCGACAGGGAAAGGCGATGAAGAGTTTATTGCGGTCATACAACAAATTGAAAACAATATGCTATCCCTCAGAGAAAGAGTGAACACTCCTAAATAATATTAAGATCCGCTATCTCCTTTTACTGGAAATGGCGGGTCTCGTCATTATCGCTCCATCTCCTCCGGTATCGCCTCTTGCACAAGTAAACCCCTATAGGCAATCAAATCCTGATTGAAGTCCTTGCCCACCGGCGTCTGTATCATGGTCTTATATCCCAAATCCGCAAAGGTTTCAGCGGAAAGCTCCGCCTGAACCTGACCATGGTTATGAGGTGTACCGTCTTTCAGCTTGCCGTCCATGTCGTTATCATAGCAGAAAACGATCTCGTTAATTTCAGGATGGCGCTGAAGGTAACGGTAAAGCGCCTTATCCGACAGGCAGCCCTCGGCTACCCGGTGATCCTCCCGCCAGTCAATGCCATGGAGTTTACAAAGGCAAGCGTGGCTCATGGCGTCTATGGCCGCTTCAAAGGCATACACCCGGTTTGATTTGCCCTCCATGCAAAAACCGTAGGTCTTATCCGAATTCTCCACATCCTGCCGAAAGCTGCTGTTTGCGCTGGGCGCCCGTAAAGCGCAATACCGGGGCTTACCCGCTTCATCGTATCCCACAAAAGCGCAGTTGTGAAAGGAATATGTTTGTCCGTCCTTCTTTATCTGCGTTCTGGCTCCGTAGACCTTTCCCTCATCGATCATGGCATAGACAATTTCCTTGTCAATGCCACGGGTCCCAGTAAGATAGGCAATGGTACGGCTAAAATTCTTGTCCTTGGGCGGCAGAACCAGTTCACCCCTTGGCGGCTTTTCTGATGGGGTAAAATTCAGCCGCGCATAGTCCTCCGAGTAATCGTGTGCGCGGCAGCCCAAAATCATTTCAATCGCCTGTGTTTTTGTAGAAAGCTCAAAATAATCCATAGCAAAATCGAGAATATTGCCTTTGGTTTCTTTCGCAAACCAGTAATACCCACGCCCATGATTAAAGAGGTACAGGCCGCCGCAGCCGTCAGGCAGCCCCTTAACATGCATGGTCGCATGGTCGCCTTTTTCGAGCTGCAAACGATTACTGAGCGCAAAATCAATAATACTGGTGTCAAAAACCTGTTTCATCTGTTCCTCGGTAAACGGCATTTTCCTTGGCTGCGTTCTCAAATCCACTCACCTCCATCAAAAAACCGCCCTGCAAGCAGGACGGTCAGCGTTCCATGTCTGTTTCATGATCCCAAGCTTCCTCAAATAAAAGCTCGGCGGTATGCTCCTGAAAGGTTTGCAGAATCTCCTTGATACCGTCAGGTTGTTTGTTCTTAGAAATGTGAATATCGCCGGAGATGTCCGCCGTGTAACAGTAATCATAGGGTAAATACCTTGCCGTAATTTCGCCAGCAAGGGCTTTCGGCAAGTCGTTATGCCCCTGTGAAATCACGCCATATTTACAGAGAAATTCTGTTTGACAATGCTCCCCGGAGGATAAAAGGTCTATCCCCAGCAGCGCAATCGCAATTTCTCCGGTTTTCTTTCCCTGTACCACACCGGGGACCACGGCATATTCCTCCTGCATATCACCATGGCCGCAAATCAGCCGGGTATCGCCGTACTGCTCCAGCATGGCCGTATGCAAACGGTTCAAAATGCCCTTTGCGTACTCTTTTTCCGCCGTTTGATAAGAGCGGTCAAGCTCATTGTAATCAATAAACGGCAGAATATGAGCATTGATATAGTCAGTGTATTGCTCTAATTTACTCATAATTTCCTCCTGTCAGCGTTCCATATCATCGTTGCCGCCCAAAAATCCCAGCATACGCAGAACATCTTCCATGTCGTTGCTGGCAGGCGGCATCACCCTGATTTCATATTCAAAATGATGGGCTTCCTCATCGGTGTACTGCTCCGGCTCCTGAAAACGCTCGGTGTAGTATTGGAGCTGCTTATCGTTCAAAGAAGCATCATTTCCCTCACCGTCATCCGCACAGATAATGAACGTGCCGCAGATAATATCGCCGTGATCCATGCGGCGGTTTCCGGGCAGGCCGTCCAGCTTGCCCTCATCATTACAGTAAAGGTGGCAATCCGGCTCTGGCAGCGGAACAAACTCAATGCAGCCGTCCACCAACCTCTGCATTGCACGGTAGTCATTCTCTATCTGCTTGGCATAGGGTGCTTTGCCCGGTTCTACCACCAGCACACGGATTAGATTTTCCTCCTGCTTTTGCTCGGGCTGGATGATATGAAACTGATCCTCATTTGGTATAAGCGCAAGCGAACGCCCATTCTGCCATGCCATGTGAAGCTGACCTTGGTCATCAATGTGTTTCACCACGCCCTGCAAGCCATCAGGCATATCACGCTCTCCTCCCATGTGGTCAAGCTGGATGCGTGTGCCGGGCGGGTATTTCTTTTTTATCTGTTCCACCTGATAAGGCTTCAAAAATCCCTGCATTGTGTCCTCCTTTTCAAACATAAAAATATCGGGGCATCGCCATTACCGGCAATGCCCCGAAGCAAATGTTTTTCACTTATTCAAAGAAAAACTCCGCACTATATACGATATTGCTCTTGTTGTACATACAGGTGTGCGGCGTGTAGTAATACATCTCCAGCTTGGTATAGATACCGGGCTGCAACGTGCCATACATATGAACC
This genomic window from Clostridiales bacterium contains:
- the arsA gene encoding arsenical pump-driving ATPase, translating into MFDPNKITLTKYLFYTGKGGVGKTSVACATAVNLADSGKRVLLVSTDPASNLQDVFGTPLSGKATPIAEVPNLDVANLDPMQAAAEYRESVLSPYRGKLPESVLSNMEEQLSGSCTVEIAAFNEFSNFITNKEMEEKYDHILFDTAPTGHTLRMLQLPSAWSNFISESTHGASCLGQLSGLESKKEMYKAAVETLTDGAQTTLILVTRPETAPLKEIERASYELAELGVLNQSMVINGVLADYDDTISKNLYNKQQSALSNMPKPLQAITTYMVPLRAYNITGMENVRSLLTKDGYVTSDETIKAEHVPQLKDVIDDLYHSGKKVIFTMGKGGVGKTTLAAAIALGLSEKGKKVHLTTTDPAAHLKFVLDENNGITMSHIDEHQELARYQEEVLSKARETMSEEDIAYIEEDLRSPCTQEIAVFRAFAEVVERSENEIVVIDTAPTGHTLLLLDSTLSYHKEVQRTQGNIPESIRKLLPRLRSPETAVVIVALPEATPVYEALRLEEDLKRANIATKWWLMNSSLYHTKTTNALLAAKASNEIPWINEIAEHTNDHFALIAWSADDMKGDKLREL
- a CDS encoding arsenate reductase ArsC produces the protein MNKEINKPKVAFICVHNSCRSQIAEALGRHLAADVFESYSAGTETKPKINQDAVRLMKQLYGIDMEKTQRSKLLSEIPLVDIVITMGCNVQCPFLPCKHREDWGLDDPTGKGDEEFIAVIQQIENNMLSLRERVNTPK
- a CDS encoding DUF4314 domain-containing protein, giving the protein MQGFLKPYQVEQIKKKYPPGTRIQLDHMGGERDMPDGLQGVVKHIDDQGQLHMAWQNGRSLALIPNEDQFHIIQPEQKQEENLIRVLVVEPGKAPYAKQIENDYRAMQRLVDGCIEFVPLPEPDCHLYCNDEGKLDGLPGNRRMDHGDIICGTFIICADDGEGNDASLNDKQLQYYTERFQEPEQYTDEEAHHFEYEIRVMPPASNDMEDVLRMLGFLGGNDDMER
- a CDS encoding DUF3991 domain-containing protein, which produces MRTQPRKMPFTEEQMKQVFDTSIIDFALSNRLQLEKGDHATMHVKGLPDGCGGLYLFNHGRGYYWFAKETKGNILDFAMDYFELSTKTQAIEMILGCRAHDYSEDYARLNFTPSEKPPRGELVLPPKDKNFSRTIAYLTGTRGIDKEIVYAMIDEGKVYGARTQIKKDGQTYSFHNCAFVGYDEAGKPRYCALRAPSANSSFRQDVENSDKTYGFCMEGKSNRVYAFEAAIDAMSHACLCKLHGIDWREDHRVAEGCLSDKALYRYLQRHPEINEIVFCYDNDMDGKLKDGTPHNHGQVQAELSAETFADLGYKTMIQTPVGKDFNQDLIAYRGLLVQEAIPEEMER
- a CDS encoding tyrosine-type recombinase/integrase; the protein is MSKPYFTGPFAPMCEIFVAQKRAAGLVYDQQAMLLRMFDNFCKGHEIQNYTITKEIALAWCQKRPNEKDVTRRGRVGEMQRFSVFLSKQGYPSYFLPALPKHGETHTPYIFTKDELKRIFKRLDTLIPTNASPNRHLTYPLLFRVLYGCGLRISEALSLTKEDVDAENGVLHIRHGKNDRERLVPMSESLTLRCRKYLLAVHQSTPGDLPFFYTKSHSNYSKSCISREFKGFLWDVGIPYRGTNLGPRVHDLRHTFVCHNIQKWAEEGTAIYSRLPVLSKYLGHTSVIATQWYLRLSAEIYPHIRQICETELSGMYTDILNFEMEVDTDE
- a CDS encoding tyrosine-type recombinase/integrase — protein: MKMKQEQSTKELEIKALISGAKSHLAQIGYRPRTIERLDAVWKMLAAYCDSQGTSVLTAELGRAFVWERYGSTLGEKDTSHNVNRAVHLLLDFQKFGMVFKQSNMTIKEFSEPYHNLFEGFLEHLRQEGVSDGSIRTWRSRLFRFEYFLINNGVAHFSQIELHHVNTYIESLAGFSSGTVGGTIKILGRLFDYSLENGYHHKSFSEVLPNVRRIKKYRIPTVFTANEVERILKSVDRNNPIGRRNYAILILVAKLGLRISDARLLRFDSIDWHNKRLSITQKKTGVPLDLPLLDDVGWAIIEYLKNGRPETGSEYIFVRHSAPYGPLTDTLRKTVVNAIQKAGIKTPADKPIGMHTFRHSIASSMLANGAKLTEIAQTLGHAMPESTQTYISVDVELLRQCALEVTI
- a CDS encoding tyrosine-type recombinase/integrase; the protein is MNKVKPTDFARSLSNYFFEYLPVQKGLSENTIKSYRDSMSVFLDYCEKERHLKREKLEIQNIDRSLVEDFLSWLEQVKNNSVATRNQRRIALNTFFKYLQYENPEYVLLCQHILSIPNKAGKKQTIRHLPIKAVEEILRQPDLKSRSGRRDFAILSLMYESAARISEIANLCIGDLHFERSGAIVHLRGKGKKFRDVPLIRDISSLLKNYLSEEKHYRPCDKMEPVFCNRDKEKLTRAGISYIFNKYIKSTRSAMPNLLPSKVYPHIFRHSRAMHWLEAGVDLQYIKDLLGHADLSTTEVYAQLNTEMKRKILEEVHPKEHQSSQYPSWTEDKNLMGWLSNFQDTH